TGTTCCAACTTTTCTGATCTTGTATGCCAATTGTTCGCGAAACTATAGCGTTGATTCCTTCTTTTCGTTTAACCCTTATCaattcatatttgttttttagtttttaggaCAGCTCTATCCATaaagttcttaaaatttttatatatccTCTTTAAAACGAGCTTAAATCGTATTATCAAAtctttaaattatcaaaaaagaaaattttaatttaaaagaatGTTACTCTTAATAACGAATAAGAGTGAAACAAAGCCAAATAAGAtcaaatttaacaaaagttacccttttgattttgttaatCTATAAtcaggcatttttttttttttttgcctgtGAGATTCAACTAGTTCATAGCAACTTTCTGCTGAGCAAATAACGACGACTGCCAGCATTATTTATCCGAGGCAGAAACAGAAAGCACTAATAAATCCcatccaaaactcaaaaccccaAGAAATTGAAGCAAAACGAGCTAATAGATTTGATGAAACAGGGATGCACTGTAATGAACTTCATTGAAACTTATCCAAGCCTGGATTAATTCAAGAACAATATTCCAACTCAACAAATCGAGGATACAACCACACAGGCCTTGCCAATAATACAGTTTCTTAAGCAAGGTACCGATACAGTTTCCTATCATTTTTATCCCTCTCTAAGAACTCCCGCTCAATGAGGGATTCAATTCGTTTTTTTATAACAACGGGGTTTGGCAAGAACCGTGACTGCAGCTGCTTTATGACCTCAGCAACAATGTTATTATGATCTAGCACCCGCCTTGACTTCATGATTCTAACAATTGCTGCCTCGATTTGAGGCTTCctgtcttcctccactctctgcCGCGTTTCCTGATTTTCAGGTTCGGACTCCCGTTGTGCGGCCACTGTACTTATTCTTACCTTGTAGAGCTTGCTTGAGAATTTGTCATTGACGGAGAAAGCATCATCCTCAGCTATGTCCCTGCCAATAGGTTCCTTCCGCAAGACACTCTTCACCCTGGCACAGGCTAAAGACTGTAGGCATCTCTTCAAGTCTGAGGCAGGTATCTCTGTCGCTTGCTCAATTTCTTTATAGCTCAACCGGTCAGCATTGTTGAAAAGCATAAGTACACACATTTGGTAAGTGGAAACATTCAGCTCATGCTTCTGGCCCTTTCCAAAGATTGCTTTCAAATCAGCAGTACCCATGTTTGTTTGCCAAGAGAGCCTACGACCAGTGTGGGTCCCAAGATAATAACTCCTAAACTTCTCACATACACCCAGGATTTCTGCTGGAAGGTTGCATGTAGCACTTGGTTGAGTTGGCCATGAACCTGTGGTGAGGACCTGGACAGTTAACGAGGGACTGTCCCCTAACTCAGCGCCAAGGCTTTCATGGAAGCCCTGCATTGTATCCTGAGAGGTCTTCATATCAGTGAACATACCCTCCAGTTTAGATGTAAATTGATATCCACATTCTGTTTTGAGCTTAACAATCAAACTTCTTTCAGCGTCATCGGAGACGGTTTTCCCTGCAAGAAGCCTCTTCGCCAAATGTTGTTTGTAATACTTCTCAAAcacatctttctcttgaaggtAACGGAAAAGCATCATAACCTTGTCCAGCACAACCTCCACGTCCTCCTCACTAACACCTTTCAATCCTTTACGGAGCTTGTCATCCACAAACAAAGAAATGAACTCCGGTGACCGTGCATTCAAATTTATGAAGTActcaaatgaggagttcaaagCATTTTGGAATGTCTTGTCGTTGTTAAATGCCAAACTGATgattttgtcatatttatccTTTAAATCTAGGAGACGTTGCACAAAGTCTACAGGATCCTTCAACCTTTCTGGATCAGTAACTAGCTGCTTACCAGTATCCCGAATGTATGAAGTCATGACATCCCTTACTATTAAGAGTCCACCATTGGCTACCCTGCGGAACAAGTTATACTTCCTTCCCAAGTCGTCATATTTGTCATTCACAAGCATATTAACTAAGCCTGAGTTCTCCATATGGACTAGTCTATGCATGTGATTTTCAATCATCTCCTTTTCAACCACATTTGTTATCTTTTCTAAACTTCTGGCATCCAAATAATGGGACACTCTCTCCGTTTCTTCATTGAGACGTCTCTCAGCCTTCTTTAGATAATCTCCGCAATCACAGGACTCAATGTACTGTTGAGACTCAAGACcataaaaattagctgaaactTCAAGAAAATGCTGCTCAAAGTCGTCTTGGTATACAGATGAACCTAAATCCATTAGCATCTTTATAATACTCCTCATCAAACCCCTATTTATGACTTCACCATTCCTTTCTCTATGAACAAGCTCAAGAAGTGTGTCCTGAAGCCTAATCTGGGTTTTGCTGGAGTGGATAACAACATCTCTCCATAAATTCAACCCAAGCTCATGAACTGGGGTTTTGTGGGTGCTTGGGATGAAAGTTCTATCCATATACATCAATATATCTCGAATCATTTGCAATGCCTTGTTATGATCTAACCATTTTCTGTTCAGCTCTTCTAAAAATAACTCTCCCTGAGCAGCTTCAATTGATTTAGATATATCGCTTAGATGAGAAGTCATAGTTGTCACAAGTCCAGAgtagagtttctctccaaatttgTGCAGCACCATATTGTAAGCATTCCTGAATGTATTTGGAATcttaaaaatcacaaaataaaaagtaatgttttgtgaaaaaattattatcagcATCTCACACATTTGATAATATTCAATTCAATTGAAATTCAGTCACTTTACCACATTTAGAAAAAATGACTTGACAAAAAGAAAGGATGTGGAACAGATCTATATTTAGTTATATGAAAAGCTTTGAAATGAAGCTACAACAATTAGCAGGACCTTGCCAAATGCCATAGGATTAACTCAAGCAAACTGAGTTATACTTATGACGAGGCAGGACAATACATTTCGACCAAGTTAAACCACACTAAGAGATAGAATGGCAAATTCAgtaacaagaaaaaagaaaagagagaaatgaatggaaggtaagaaaaccaaaaaataacaGTACAAACACAATGGATGGAATAAAAACGTCTAACACTTTAACCTATTAATTTTATACAAGACTTCTGTAACCAGTTAAGTCTATAGATAATGACAAATTTcgaataaaacataaaaatcatgatatatataaaactggATTCTACAAACTATGAGAACACCTTTCAAAAATCACAGGCAGTTAATCCTAGCAAGTTGGTTTGTGATGGAGTGAACAAATGAGGTATCATATTTTCTCCACAATTGAAACATGAATTCAACGTCAGCATACATTGTTTGGTCCCCTGCAGTGATGCAGCATGGAATTACAAATCTTCATGATTTTAAGTTTCATCACCTTGTAGTTCCTAGTTGAATCAGCTAAAGAATTTCCAAAAATCCATGTTAATTGCTAATGTCATAGTACAGAGTTACAAACACTAAGTGAAGCAACTCCTAAGCTAACCCTATTCTTGTATTCCTACTGGACAGTAAAAGCATCTTGataatcaaatatttttcttgacatgcataaaaatgataaatcctTCTCAAAACCTATAGCTGTAGAATACATGAGAATCTCTGGGTTCATGTCTAGTATATGAAATTCGTAGGCTTGAGCTGTGTATGTATTAGTCACAATTGGTTCAGATTTGTGGTTAATCCATATACTTGAAAGTCAAAGTTGCAGATTTGACAGCAAATTTGATTTGCGGTTAATCCATAAACTTGAAAGTCAAAGTTGCAGATTTGACAGCAAATTCAACTATCAATATGAGAAGTTCGGTAAGCAGATTAGTCAACATAGACCAAAGGGATCTCACAACAACCGGCCAGTTAACTTCTCTCAGATGTCTGATTTGGCTACAGCCGCTTTGGCAATTCAAGATTAAGGATACAAGTTGACTCCCTTCTCTTGGTACATGTAGCCTTACATCATAATTAAAAATCaccaatagaaaaaaaaaaaagaaaaaagaataatctAATCAAGTTAGCACAAAAGCTCAGAAAAAGGGGGGAGGGGACAAAACGAAGGCATCAGGTAGGGAAAATGAAGGAATGAAGAGAAATGAAACTGAGAGATGCTGAGTCTTTGCAGTGTACACCAAAACATAGGGATTTATAAAGGCACTGAAATACAACTGTCACAGCATAAGGAACCATACAAACAGTCtcaaaacaaatctgatatAATATGGCAGTGCACAAACTACATATATTTCCTACTACCAAACTGATGTGGGATATCTTAAAGTGAAAACGATATGCTTCAAACGGGTTTAAGTTACGGATACAACAGACGGCGAGTCACATTTTCAGCATAATTTTCAATCAGTCTCGAAACAAATCCAATATAACATGGCAGTGCACAAACTACATAAATTTCCAACTACCAAACTGACACGGGATATCTTAAAGCGAAAACAATATCCTTCAAACGGATTTGAGTTATGGATAAACCAGACAGCAAGTCACATTTCCAGCATAATTTTCAATCGCTACATAATGTCCCACTACCAAACTTACGCGGGATATCAATATGCTTCAAATGGGTTTGACTTTTTAGTTAAAATACAACAGACAGTGAGTCACCTTTTCCGCATAATTTCCAATTCCTTACTAAATttcctactaccaaaaactaaaaacaataagCTTCATATGGGTTTGAGTTACCGAACAACAAGTCACATTTTTCTGCACAATTTTCAGTTATTTCCTAATCTTCCCACATACCTAATAACCAATTCCCATCATGCTCTCTTACAAACCTCAAATCTTTGAACATCCTTTCCTTTTTGAGTGAACAATTATCAAATACAATTCAACTCTAAATATTAACATAATCATTTCTCTGATTCCAAACACAGAGAAATGATCAAAGCCCGAAAAAcccaataaagaaaaagtaaaataaaacaagattaTAGTAAAGAAAACTGTAAAATTATACATGTATAAGCAACCAAGAATTAAAGAGGAAGGGACAAATTGCGAAAACCTATAAAGTTCTTCGAAGCTGAGTCCGCTAGCATTGTGATTGTAAATCTCTTGAATTGCATGCTCTAGAATCTTCCAAGTTTTCTCTGCGTATTTCGGATCTACCATGACCCGGTGCTTGAACGCCTCTATCTgaaagttcttcttcttctgaccACTCATGTTCGGCTCCGATTTGAAGCTCAGTTCACAGTCTCAAAAACCCTAATCCTATACGAATCCGAATTAAATCCCTCAATTGAGAAGGGAATTGGCACGGGTCCTAAAAACCCTAGAGGTTTTGGGGTCGAATTTCGCTAGGCGAATTACAGAGCGAGAGTGGTTTcgatgaaaaaaaattagggttttgtgagAGAATTGGGAAGTAGGGTTTGGTTGTGAGAAAAGGGAGGAAGAACTCAAGGGAGTAGCAGAAAGAAATGCTGAAGaccaaaggaagaagaaaaacctCGAAGGTTTTTAGATACTAGTCTACAACAGTCATGGATAAAGTcgtaaaataaaacaaatttcttttcttttttaaatgcttAACAGTcacaggaaaaaagaaaaaagaaaaaa
This genomic stretch from Castanea sativa cultivar Marrone di Chiusa Pesio chromosome 1, ASM4071231v1 harbors:
- the LOC142614681 gene encoding cullin-3A-like isoform X2, encoding MVLHKFGEKLYSGLVTTMTSHLSDISKSIEAAQGELFLEELNRKWLDHNKALQMIRDILMYMDRTFIPSTHKTPVHELGLNLWRDVVIHSSKTQIRLQDTLLELVHRERNGEVINRGLMRSIIKMLMDLGSSVYQDDFEQHFLEVSANFYGLESQQYIESCDCGDYLKKAERRLNEETERVSHYLDARSLEKITNVVEKEMIENHMHRLVHMENSGLVNMLVNDKYDDLGRKYNLFRRVANGGLLIVRDVMTSYIRDTGKQLVTDPERLKDPVDFVQRLLDLKDKYDKIISLAFNNDKTFQNALNSSFEYFINLNARSPEFISLFVDDKLRKGLKGVSEEDVEVVLDKVMMLFRYLQEKDVFEKYYKQHLAKRLLAGKTVSDDAERSLIVKLKTECGYQFTSKLEGMFTDMKTSQDTMQGFHESLGAELGDSPSLTVQVLTTGSWPTQPSATCNLPAEILGVCEKFRSYYLGTHTGRRLSWQTNMGTADLKAIFGKGQKHELNVSTYQMCVLMLFNNADRLSYKEIEQATEIPASDLKRCLQSLACARVKSVLRKEPIGRDIAEDDAFSVNDKFSSKLYKVRISTVAAQRESEPENQETRQRVEEDRKPQIEAAIVRIMKSRRVLDHNNIVAEVIKQLQSRFLPNPVVIKKRIESLIEREFLERDKNDRKLYRYLA
- the LOC142614681 gene encoding cullin-3A-like isoform X1; this translates as MSGQKKKNFQIEAFKHRVMVDPKYAEKTWKILEHAIQEIYNHNASGLSFEELYRNAYNMVLHKFGEKLYSGLVTTMTSHLSDISKSIEAAQGELFLEELNRKWLDHNKALQMIRDILMYMDRTFIPSTHKTPVHELGLNLWRDVVIHSSKTQIRLQDTLLELVHRERNGEVINRGLMRSIIKMLMDLGSSVYQDDFEQHFLEVSANFYGLESQQYIESCDCGDYLKKAERRLNEETERVSHYLDARSLEKITNVVEKEMIENHMHRLVHMENSGLVNMLVNDKYDDLGRKYNLFRRVANGGLLIVRDVMTSYIRDTGKQLVTDPERLKDPVDFVQRLLDLKDKYDKIISLAFNNDKTFQNALNSSFEYFINLNARSPEFISLFVDDKLRKGLKGVSEEDVEVVLDKVMMLFRYLQEKDVFEKYYKQHLAKRLLAGKTVSDDAERSLIVKLKTECGYQFTSKLEGMFTDMKTSQDTMQGFHESLGAELGDSPSLTVQVLTTGSWPTQPSATCNLPAEILGVCEKFRSYYLGTHTGRRLSWQTNMGTADLKAIFGKGQKHELNVSTYQMCVLMLFNNADRLSYKEIEQATEIPASDLKRCLQSLACARVKSVLRKEPIGRDIAEDDAFSVNDKFSSKLYKVRISTVAAQRESEPENQETRQRVEEDRKPQIEAAIVRIMKSRRVLDHNNIVAEVIKQLQSRFLPNPVVIKKRIESLIEREFLERDKNDRKLYRYLA